A window of the Macrobrachium rosenbergii isolate ZJJX-2024 chromosome 13, ASM4041242v1, whole genome shotgun sequence genome harbors these coding sequences:
- the LOC136845091 gene encoding Bardet-Biedl syndrome 2 protein homolog isoform X2 — protein sequence MLIPVFTLNLNQKILPGKVTVGKYDGAHACLTVSTTADKVLVHNPHQRLGVSGGRMSLSQSSTETSLLNINQTVSAITAGRLAASQLYDTLVVGTPTNVLAYDVQSNADVFYKDVADGANAIAIGHLGRHPSPLALIGGNCSIHGFDADGRDPFWTVTGDNVSSLTLTDFDGDGENELLVGSEDFDIRVFKHEEILFEMSETEAVTALCPMQGSRFGYALANGTVGVYEKMARWWRIKSKNQAVSIFSYDLDGDGVAELITGWSNGKVDARNDRSGEVVFKDNFKSTVAGIVQGDYRMDGKNQLICCSTDGEVRGYQPSSPESRYSLMDVNIEQETIRELSQRRHTLLMELKNYEENQRMGSSGEIIYGKPSSASDQVGIIPANTQLQTGLAIDMGSEEKNKPPHVEIALATTNDTIIKAVIIFAEGIFEGESHVFHPRDNALTSSVRVPLYPPKDVPVDLHIKAMVGYKGSLHYHVFELTRQLPRFSMYALCTTPVNQPHGFVKFKIHERVARIVMWINANFLLLEDLQLGEQGDLDISFLSLRTTMPLVIQASANCELTIRTDDMDLAGDLIQALSNYLNLEDLQVEADFPSELEQLGTVLERVEEYHATRQRLSADMADHSGVIRTLVVRAEDARLMFDMQSMRQWYSELYNLNKDLINGYKIRCNNHQELLNCLKQVNQTIQKAGRLRVGKSKTTVVSACRQAIKNNNISALTKIIRSGKS from the exons ATGTTAATTCCTGTGTTCACATTAAACCTCAACCAGAAAATATTACCCGGAAAAGTAACTGTTGGAAAATATGATGGTGCTCATGCATGCCTCACAGTTTCTACCACAGCTGACAAG GTTCTTGTTCATAATCCTCATCAAAGACTTGGTGTGTCAGGGGGACGTATGTCCCTAAGCCAGAGTAGCACGGAGACTTCATTACTCAACATCAATCAGACCGTTTCTGCAATTACAGCTGGCCGCCTTGCTGCTTCGCAACTATATGATACCTTAGTAGTCGGAACTCCTACCAATGTTTTGGCTTATGATGTACAGAGCAATGCTGATGTATTTTATAAAGAT GTCGCTGATGGAGCAAATGCCATTGCCATTGGCCACTTGGGACGTCATCCTTCACCTCTGGCTCTGATTGGTGGGAACTGCTCTATTCATGGCTTTGATGCTGATGGGCGGGACCCATTCTGGACAGTCACAGGGGACAATGTCTCTTCCCTAACACTAACCGACTTCGATGGGGATGGGGAAAATGAG CTATTGGTTGGTTCAGAAGACTTTGACATTAGGGTCTTTAAACATGAAGAGATATTATTCGAGATGTCGGAAACCGAAGCAGTGACTGCTTTGTGCCCAATGCAAGGTTCCCGCTTTGGGTATGCCCTTGCAAATGGAACTGTAGGAGTGTACGAGAAAATGGCGAGATGGTGGCGTATAAAG TCCAAAAATCAAGCAGTATCCATCTTCAGTTATGACCTGGATGGTGATGGCGTAGCAGAGCTCATAACTGGATGGAGCAATGGCAAGGTTGATGCTAGGAACGATCGCAGTGGCGAAGTAGTTTTTAAG gATAATTTCAAGTCTACTGTTGCTGGCATTGTGCAGGGTGATTATCGTATGGATGGCAAGAATCAGCTGATTTGTTGTTCAACTGATGGAGAAG TCAGAGGATATCAGCCGTCATCCCCTGAAAGTCGGTACTCTTTGATGGACGTGAACATCGAACAGGAGACAATAAGGGAATTGAGTCAGAGACGCCACACTCTTCTGATGGAATTGAAAAACTACGAGGAAAACCAGAGGATGGGATCATCTGGAGAGATCATTTATGGTAAACCCTCGTCAGCAAGCGACCAAGTGGGAATAATACCT GCAAATACTCAGCTTCAGACTGGACTTGCAATTGACATGggcagtgaagaaaaaaataaacca CCTCATGTGGAGATTGCTTTGGCAACAACTAACGACACCATAATTAAAGCCGTTATCATATTTGCCGAAGGAATATTTGAAGGAGAGAGTCATGTTTTCCATCCAAGAGACAATGCGCTGACAAGTAGCGTGCGAGTTCCTTTGTATCCCCCGAAG GATGTGCCAGTTGATCTTCACATCAAGGCTATGGTTGGCTACAAAGGGTCTCTTCATTACCATGTCTTTGAGCTAACCCGGCAGCTCCCAAGGTTTTCAATGTATGCCCTGTGTACAACCCCAGTGAATCAACCTCATGGCTTCGTCAAGTTTAAAATCCACGAACGTGTTGCGAGG ATTGTCATGTGGATCAATGCAAATTTTTTGCTCTTGGAAGACCTACAGTTAGGGGAGCAAGGCGACCTGGACATCTCTTTCTTGTCCCTGCGTACCACCATGCCGCTGGTTATCCAGGCGTCGGCTAATTGCGAATTAACTATCAGAACAGATGATATGGATCTTGCTGGAGACCTTATCCAAGCATTGTCTAATTACCTCAATTTAGAGGATTTGCAG GTTGAGGCAGACTTTCCATCAGAGCTGGAACAGCTGGGAACAGTGCTGGAACGAGTTGAAGAGTATCATGCAACTAGACAAAGACTGTCCGCAGATATGGCGGACCATTCTGGGGTCATTCGCACGTTAGTGGTCAGGGCGGAAGATGCCAGACTCATGTTTGATAT GCAAAGCATGCGCCAGTGGTATAGTGAACTGTATAACCTCAACAAAGACCTCATCAACGGATACAAGATAAGATGCAACAACCATCAGGAGCTTCTCAATTGTCTCAAACAAGTCAATCAGACTATACAAAAAGCAGGCCGACTGAGAG ttgggAAATCCAAGACCACAGTTGTGAGTGCGTGCAGGCAAGCCATCAAGAATAACAACATTAGCGCCTTGACAAAAATAATTCGGTCTGGCAAGTCATAA
- the LOC136845093 gene encoding equilibrative nucleoside transporter 1-like isoform X2, with translation MESKGNIVYACFVLLGLGTLLPWNFFITAQSYWDYKFRAVGPDNGTGEGVPSMERTYLQNLYVPMQVCFSQIPNFVFLFINMLFSHRFPLRVRLLTSLTLMILLFAVTTALTQVNTDSWQTGFFAITIIVIFFINSSGAIFQGGLFGVAGMFPERFMTAVMSGQAIGGVFASAARIVSLSVGAADATSAFIYFMIAVAVMILTMGGYLYMSKTDFYKYYSNPQESIESDADQTEKLSKGPEKEENGGATSGHMEIMKEIWPVALSVTGVFFVTLAAFPVLCVKIISTSTNESWRNIYFQPVSTFLLFNVGDYVGRLSAGLILWPRKGSWILYVMVVARVVFIPLFLLCNHDPKSNIPSVFTHDAWYIVIMLLFSLSNGYCSSLAMTYGPKLVSESKAEKASSMMAAMLGLGLLMGGVSSFGFGLIS, from the exons ATGGAGTCTAA GGGAAACATCGTCTACGCCTGCTTTGTCTTGCTGGGCCTGGGAACATTGTTGCCATGGAACTTCTTCATTACAGCCCAGTCG TACTGGGACTACAAGTTCAGGGCAGTGGGCCCGGACAATGGAACCGGCGAGGGAGTACCGAGCATGGAGAGGACCTACTTGCAAAATCTCTATGTCCCCATGCAGGTGTGCTTCTCGCAAATACCCAATTTTGTGTTCCTGTTCATCAACATGCTCTTCAGCCACAG GTTTCCCTTGAGAGTGAGGCTTCTCACCTCCCTCACGCTGATGATCCTCCTCTTCGCCGTAACAACGGCGCTCACTCAGGTCAACACTGACAGCTGGCAGACGGGATTCTTCGCCATAACCATCATCGTCATCTTCTTCATCAACA GTTCAGGAGCTATCTTCCAAGGAGGTCTCTTCGGCGTGGCCGGAATGTTTCCCGAGAGGTTCATGACTGCTGTCATGTCAGGTCAAGCCATTGGAGGTGTCTTCGCATCGGCTGCCCGTATTGTCTCGCTGTCAGTAGGAGCTGCAGATGCCACTTCAGCCTTCATCTACTTCATGATCGCTGTGGCTGTCATGATTCTGACGATGGGTGGATATCTCTACATGTCAAAAACT GATTTCTACAAGTACTACAGCAACCCTCAAGAGTCCATAGAAAGTGACGCAGATCAGACGGAGAAGCTGAGCAAGGGTCCAGAAAAAGAAGAGAACGGAGGTGCCACGTCCGGCCATATGGAAATTATGAAAGAGATTTGGCCTGTGGCCCTCTCTGTGACTGGCGTCTTCTTCGTGACTTTGGCTGCCTTCCCAGTCCTGTGCGTGAAGATCATCTCTACATCAACCAACGAAAGCTGGAGAA ACATTTACTTCCAACCAGTTTCTACTTTCTTACTCTTCAACGTTGGAGACTACGTTGGGCGACTGTCAGCAGGACTCATCCTGTGG CCTCGTAAGGGTTCATGGATCCTGTACGTGATGGTAGTGGCCCGCGTAGTGTTCATCCCCTTGTTCCTTCTCTGCAACCACGACCCAAAATCCAACATCCCCAGTGTCTTCACACACGATGCCTGGTACATCGTCATCATGCTGCTCTTCTCCCTGTCCAACGGATATTGCTCTTCATTAGCCATGACTTATGGCCCAAA ATTGGTGTCGGAATCCAAAGCTGAAAAAGCCAGCAGCATGATGGCAGCCATGTTGGGTCTAGGCCTCCTCATGGGCGGCGTCTCGTCTTTCGGTTTTGGCCTCATCAGCTAA
- the LOC136845091 gene encoding Bardet-Biedl syndrome 2 protein homolog isoform X1 translates to MTGVSSFRMLIPVFTLNLNQKILPGKVTVGKYDGAHACLTVSTTADKVLVHNPHQRLGVSGGRMSLSQSSTETSLLNINQTVSAITAGRLAASQLYDTLVVGTPTNVLAYDVQSNADVFYKDVADGANAIAIGHLGRHPSPLALIGGNCSIHGFDADGRDPFWTVTGDNVSSLTLTDFDGDGENELLVGSEDFDIRVFKHEEILFEMSETEAVTALCPMQGSRFGYALANGTVGVYEKMARWWRIKSKNQAVSIFSYDLDGDGVAELITGWSNGKVDARNDRSGEVVFKDNFKSTVAGIVQGDYRMDGKNQLICCSTDGEVRGYQPSSPESRYSLMDVNIEQETIRELSQRRHTLLMELKNYEENQRMGSSGEIIYGKPSSASDQVGIIPANTQLQTGLAIDMGSEEKNKPPHVEIALATTNDTIIKAVIIFAEGIFEGESHVFHPRDNALTSSVRVPLYPPKDVPVDLHIKAMVGYKGSLHYHVFELTRQLPRFSMYALCTTPVNQPHGFVKFKIHERVARIVMWINANFLLLEDLQLGEQGDLDISFLSLRTTMPLVIQASANCELTIRTDDMDLAGDLIQALSNYLNLEDLQVEADFPSELEQLGTVLERVEEYHATRQRLSADMADHSGVIRTLVVRAEDARLMFDMQSMRQWYSELYNLNKDLINGYKIRCNNHQELLNCLKQVNQTIQKAGRLRVGKSKTTVVSACRQAIKNNNISALTKIIRSGKS, encoded by the exons ATGACAG GTGTATCATCCTTCAGAATGTTAATTCCTGTGTTCACATTAAACCTCAACCAGAAAATATTACCCGGAAAAGTAACTGTTGGAAAATATGATGGTGCTCATGCATGCCTCACAGTTTCTACCACAGCTGACAAG GTTCTTGTTCATAATCCTCATCAAAGACTTGGTGTGTCAGGGGGACGTATGTCCCTAAGCCAGAGTAGCACGGAGACTTCATTACTCAACATCAATCAGACCGTTTCTGCAATTACAGCTGGCCGCCTTGCTGCTTCGCAACTATATGATACCTTAGTAGTCGGAACTCCTACCAATGTTTTGGCTTATGATGTACAGAGCAATGCTGATGTATTTTATAAAGAT GTCGCTGATGGAGCAAATGCCATTGCCATTGGCCACTTGGGACGTCATCCTTCACCTCTGGCTCTGATTGGTGGGAACTGCTCTATTCATGGCTTTGATGCTGATGGGCGGGACCCATTCTGGACAGTCACAGGGGACAATGTCTCTTCCCTAACACTAACCGACTTCGATGGGGATGGGGAAAATGAG CTATTGGTTGGTTCAGAAGACTTTGACATTAGGGTCTTTAAACATGAAGAGATATTATTCGAGATGTCGGAAACCGAAGCAGTGACTGCTTTGTGCCCAATGCAAGGTTCCCGCTTTGGGTATGCCCTTGCAAATGGAACTGTAGGAGTGTACGAGAAAATGGCGAGATGGTGGCGTATAAAG TCCAAAAATCAAGCAGTATCCATCTTCAGTTATGACCTGGATGGTGATGGCGTAGCAGAGCTCATAACTGGATGGAGCAATGGCAAGGTTGATGCTAGGAACGATCGCAGTGGCGAAGTAGTTTTTAAG gATAATTTCAAGTCTACTGTTGCTGGCATTGTGCAGGGTGATTATCGTATGGATGGCAAGAATCAGCTGATTTGTTGTTCAACTGATGGAGAAG TCAGAGGATATCAGCCGTCATCCCCTGAAAGTCGGTACTCTTTGATGGACGTGAACATCGAACAGGAGACAATAAGGGAATTGAGTCAGAGACGCCACACTCTTCTGATGGAATTGAAAAACTACGAGGAAAACCAGAGGATGGGATCATCTGGAGAGATCATTTATGGTAAACCCTCGTCAGCAAGCGACCAAGTGGGAATAATACCT GCAAATACTCAGCTTCAGACTGGACTTGCAATTGACATGggcagtgaagaaaaaaataaacca CCTCATGTGGAGATTGCTTTGGCAACAACTAACGACACCATAATTAAAGCCGTTATCATATTTGCCGAAGGAATATTTGAAGGAGAGAGTCATGTTTTCCATCCAAGAGACAATGCGCTGACAAGTAGCGTGCGAGTTCCTTTGTATCCCCCGAAG GATGTGCCAGTTGATCTTCACATCAAGGCTATGGTTGGCTACAAAGGGTCTCTTCATTACCATGTCTTTGAGCTAACCCGGCAGCTCCCAAGGTTTTCAATGTATGCCCTGTGTACAACCCCAGTGAATCAACCTCATGGCTTCGTCAAGTTTAAAATCCACGAACGTGTTGCGAGG ATTGTCATGTGGATCAATGCAAATTTTTTGCTCTTGGAAGACCTACAGTTAGGGGAGCAAGGCGACCTGGACATCTCTTTCTTGTCCCTGCGTACCACCATGCCGCTGGTTATCCAGGCGTCGGCTAATTGCGAATTAACTATCAGAACAGATGATATGGATCTTGCTGGAGACCTTATCCAAGCATTGTCTAATTACCTCAATTTAGAGGATTTGCAG GTTGAGGCAGACTTTCCATCAGAGCTGGAACAGCTGGGAACAGTGCTGGAACGAGTTGAAGAGTATCATGCAACTAGACAAAGACTGTCCGCAGATATGGCGGACCATTCTGGGGTCATTCGCACGTTAGTGGTCAGGGCGGAAGATGCCAGACTCATGTTTGATAT GCAAAGCATGCGCCAGTGGTATAGTGAACTGTATAACCTCAACAAAGACCTCATCAACGGATACAAGATAAGATGCAACAACCATCAGGAGCTTCTCAATTGTCTCAAACAAGTCAATCAGACTATACAAAAAGCAGGCCGACTGAGAG ttgggAAATCCAAGACCACAGTTGTGAGTGCGTGCAGGCAAGCCATCAAGAATAACAACATTAGCGCCTTGACAAAAATAATTCGGTCTGGCAAGTCATAA
- the LOC136845093 gene encoding equilibrative nucleoside transporter 1-like isoform X1, protein MVFPDCSVPAGTLEEEEEEGSREVMEGGRRDDKVIGGNIVYACFVLLGLGTLLPWNFFITAQSYWDYKFRAVGPDNGTGEGVPSMERTYLQNLYVPMQVCFSQIPNFVFLFINMLFSHRFPLRVRLLTSLTLMILLFAVTTALTQVNTDSWQTGFFAITIIVIFFINSSGAIFQGGLFGVAGMFPERFMTAVMSGQAIGGVFASAARIVSLSVGAADATSAFIYFMIAVAVMILTMGGYLYMSKTDFYKYYSNPQESIESDADQTEKLSKGPEKEENGGATSGHMEIMKEIWPVALSVTGVFFVTLAAFPVLCVKIISTSTNESWRNIYFQPVSTFLLFNVGDYVGRLSAGLILWPRKGSWILYVMVVARVVFIPLFLLCNHDPKSNIPSVFTHDAWYIVIMLLFSLSNGYCSSLAMTYGPKLVSESKAEKASSMMAAMLGLGLLMGGVSSFGFGLIS, encoded by the exons ATGGTGTTCCCTGACTGTTCCGTGCCCGCCGGAacacttgaggaggaggaggaggagggctcgCGGGAAGTgatggaaggaggaaggagagatgaCAAAGTCATTGG GGGAAACATCGTCTACGCCTGCTTTGTCTTGCTGGGCCTGGGAACATTGTTGCCATGGAACTTCTTCATTACAGCCCAGTCG TACTGGGACTACAAGTTCAGGGCAGTGGGCCCGGACAATGGAACCGGCGAGGGAGTACCGAGCATGGAGAGGACCTACTTGCAAAATCTCTATGTCCCCATGCAGGTGTGCTTCTCGCAAATACCCAATTTTGTGTTCCTGTTCATCAACATGCTCTTCAGCCACAG GTTTCCCTTGAGAGTGAGGCTTCTCACCTCCCTCACGCTGATGATCCTCCTCTTCGCCGTAACAACGGCGCTCACTCAGGTCAACACTGACAGCTGGCAGACGGGATTCTTCGCCATAACCATCATCGTCATCTTCTTCATCAACA GTTCAGGAGCTATCTTCCAAGGAGGTCTCTTCGGCGTGGCCGGAATGTTTCCCGAGAGGTTCATGACTGCTGTCATGTCAGGTCAAGCCATTGGAGGTGTCTTCGCATCGGCTGCCCGTATTGTCTCGCTGTCAGTAGGAGCTGCAGATGCCACTTCAGCCTTCATCTACTTCATGATCGCTGTGGCTGTCATGATTCTGACGATGGGTGGATATCTCTACATGTCAAAAACT GATTTCTACAAGTACTACAGCAACCCTCAAGAGTCCATAGAAAGTGACGCAGATCAGACGGAGAAGCTGAGCAAGGGTCCAGAAAAAGAAGAGAACGGAGGTGCCACGTCCGGCCATATGGAAATTATGAAAGAGATTTGGCCTGTGGCCCTCTCTGTGACTGGCGTCTTCTTCGTGACTTTGGCTGCCTTCCCAGTCCTGTGCGTGAAGATCATCTCTACATCAACCAACGAAAGCTGGAGAA ACATTTACTTCCAACCAGTTTCTACTTTCTTACTCTTCAACGTTGGAGACTACGTTGGGCGACTGTCAGCAGGACTCATCCTGTGG CCTCGTAAGGGTTCATGGATCCTGTACGTGATGGTAGTGGCCCGCGTAGTGTTCATCCCCTTGTTCCTTCTCTGCAACCACGACCCAAAATCCAACATCCCCAGTGTCTTCACACACGATGCCTGGTACATCGTCATCATGCTGCTCTTCTCCCTGTCCAACGGATATTGCTCTTCATTAGCCATGACTTATGGCCCAAA ATTGGTGTCGGAATCCAAAGCTGAAAAAGCCAGCAGCATGATGGCAGCCATGTTGGGTCTAGGCCTCCTCATGGGCGGCGTCTCGTCTTTCGGTTTTGGCCTCATCAGCTAA